A genomic window from Pseudoalteromonas piratica includes:
- a CDS encoding EAL domain-containing protein: protein MAQSSKKLRVEDVMSTELLVCSPEQSLADCACLMRNENVSSIFIKRDGQIIGVWTEGDCAKVDFADPEVFHQPVVNYMTSPVKTVDHLTQLSEVTVLFHSYGFRHLLVTKGDDGEPAGVISLSDVVRSQGLEHYLHFKTIESSYVAEVPITQGNISVASISEIMRQRRSNFVLIDNPDVGQTGIITERDLLTMLSRQKVDKPAWQYASWPLLTVHYTTSLFKAYQILKLKQIRHLIVEGDDGEILGVLALRNILSEIESAYMQELETVLHQRDRALKKSQKNLYLAEQIINASPDGIMITDSRNTIMQVNPAFTQLTGYGEQEVLGQKPSMLSSGRHDKHFYDKMWTELRHKGVWQGEIYNRKRNGEIFLEWLTIICIRESAEEEALYAAIFSDITERKRNEKRIKTLAYFDELTHLPNRRLFNDRLEMALATAHRDKTKIAVMFLDLDHFKQVNDTLGHSAGDALLKQVAKRLQHCMHEGDTLARLGGDEFTLLLTEIDEVKNIHRYATSLIEALREPIKIGNTEIVITTSIGGAIYPDDGEDAETLLKHADIAMYRSKEIGRNSFQLYKPAMNARSLERMAIENKLKQALKNNEFSLYYQPKIDSFTHQIVGAEALLRWHDSELGFISPANFIPLAEELGLIVDIDIWVINAVCKQIQQWQNKGIFDRRISANVSALHFTQGNLAQSVENALNIWQVDGRLLEIEITESSFIRSLEDAKKVLKALKQLGVSLSLDDFGTGYSALSYLARLPIDTLKIDASFVAKVPDEYGNSQIVKAIAAMAHSLELNLVAEGVEQAHQLAFLQELDCHAIQGYFFSKPLSVEQFELFCEAHRPAKIALSVSS, encoded by the coding sequence ATGGCTCAATCAAGTAAAAAGCTGCGTGTTGAAGATGTTATGTCTACCGAGCTTTTAGTCTGCTCACCTGAGCAAAGTTTAGCTGATTGTGCGTGCCTTATGCGTAATGAAAACGTGAGCTCTATCTTTATCAAGCGAGATGGCCAGATCATTGGGGTCTGGACTGAGGGGGATTGCGCCAAAGTTGATTTTGCAGATCCTGAAGTATTTCATCAGCCTGTGGTGAACTACATGACATCACCTGTCAAAACCGTTGATCATCTTACCCAGTTATCTGAAGTCACCGTATTGTTCCATAGTTATGGTTTTCGCCATTTATTGGTGACAAAAGGGGATGATGGCGAACCTGCTGGTGTTATTAGTTTAAGTGATGTAGTTCGCAGTCAGGGGCTTGAGCATTATTTGCATTTTAAAACGATTGAAAGTAGCTATGTTGCCGAAGTACCCATTACTCAAGGTAATATTTCTGTAGCCAGTATCAGTGAAATAATGCGTCAAAGGCGATCGAATTTTGTCCTAATCGATAATCCAGATGTTGGTCAAACGGGTATTATCACGGAGCGTGATTTACTGACGATGTTAAGTCGCCAGAAAGTCGATAAACCGGCATGGCAATATGCCAGCTGGCCACTTTTAACTGTGCACTATACAACTAGCTTGTTTAAGGCATATCAAATTCTCAAGTTAAAGCAGATCCGTCATTTAATCGTTGAAGGTGATGACGGTGAAATCCTTGGCGTATTAGCACTTAGAAATATTCTCAGTGAAATTGAGTCTGCTTACATGCAAGAGCTTGAAACGGTTTTGCATCAGCGAGATCGCGCGTTAAAGAAATCCCAAAAGAACTTATATTTAGCAGAGCAAATTATCAATGCGTCGCCAGACGGGATTATGATAACGGATTCACGTAATACAATTATGCAAGTTAATCCGGCATTTACTCAGCTAACCGGTTATGGCGAACAAGAAGTGCTTGGCCAGAAGCCGTCAATGCTGAGCTCGGGTCGTCATGATAAACACTTCTATGACAAAATGTGGACCGAGCTTAGGCATAAAGGGGTATGGCAGGGAGAAATATATAACCGCAAACGCAATGGTGAGATTTTTCTTGAGTGGCTGACCATTATATGTATTCGTGAAAGTGCTGAAGAAGAAGCGCTGTATGCCGCAATCTTTAGTGATATCACTGAACGAAAGCGTAATGAAAAGCGCATTAAAACGCTTGCTTATTTTGATGAATTAACCCATTTACCGAATCGTCGTTTATTTAATGATCGCTTAGAAATGGCGTTAGCAACAGCGCATCGCGACAAAACAAAAATTGCGGTCATGTTTCTCGACTTAGATCACTTTAAACAAGTCAACGATACCTTAGGTCATAGCGCGGGAGATGCACTTTTAAAGCAAGTCGCAAAGCGTTTGCAGCACTGCATGCATGAAGGGGATACATTAGCGCGCTTAGGGGGCGATGAGTTTACGCTGTTATTGACCGAAATTGATGAGGTTAAAAATATCCACCGTTACGCAACAAGTTTAATTGAGGCGCTGCGTGAGCCAATTAAAATCGGCAACACAGAAATCGTCATAACAACTTCGATTGGTGGTGCAATTTACCCTGATGATGGCGAAGATGCTGAAACGTTATTAAAACATGCCGACATTGCGATGTATCGTTCGAAAGAGATTGGACGCAATTCATTTCAATTATATAAACCAGCTATGAATGCGCGTTCTCTGGAGCGTATGGCGATTGAAAATAAGCTTAAACAAGCGTTAAAAAATAATGAGTTTAGCCTTTATTACCAGCCCAAAATTGATAGCTTCACACATCAAATTGTCGGTGCAGAAGCGCTACTGCGTTGGCATGATAGTGAATTAGGTTTTATCTCACCTGCTAACTTTATTCCGCTTGCAGAAGAACTTGGATTAATTGTTGATATTGATATTTGGGTAATTAATGCGGTATGTAAGCAAATTCAGCAATGGCAAAACAAGGGGATATTTGATAGACGCATTTCAGCCAATGTGTCAGCGCTTCATTTTACCCAAGGAAACTTGGCTCAAAGCGTAGAGAATGCGTTAAATATTTGGCAAGTTGACGGCCGACTTCTTGAAATTGAAATTACTGAAAGTAGTTTCATTCGATCACTCGAAGATGCAAAGAAAGTACTTAAGGCGCTTAAACAATTAGGTGTTAGTTTATCGTTAGATGACTTTGGTACAGGTTATTCAGCGTTAAGTTACCTTGCACGGCTTCCGATTGACACACTGAAAATTGATGCCAGTTTTGTAGCCAAAGTGCCCGATGAATATGGCAATAGCCAAATAGTAAAAGCAATTGCAGCGATGGCCCATAGCCTTGAATTAAATTTAGTGGCTGAAGGTGTTGAGCAGGCGCATCAGTTGGCTTTTTTACAAGAACTAGATTGCCATGCCATCCAAGGTTACTTTTTTAGTAAACCCTTGAGTGTTGAACAGTTTGAGTTATTTTGCGAGGCACATCGCCCCGCAAAAATAGCGCTATCGGTTAGTAGCTAA
- a CDS encoding histone deacetylase family protein, with protein sequence MRTAIISHTDCRKHRMIPDHPECPSRLDAINDRMLAAGLDIALTHLDAPLAEREQLLLAHSESLVKKVESNIPHEGLTDLDGDTWLCPDSLTAAKRAAGSGLLAVDKILAGELDAAFCAVRPPGHHANKDTSSGFCIFNNVAIAARYAQQQGIKRIAILDIDVHHGNGTQDIFVDDLDVLFCSIFQHPFYPNTAIESNEHIINTPMTAGMAGDDFERALLDTWFPKLKQFQPELIFISAGFDAHYEDDMGGLQLVEADYLWFTEQVVSLCEQVDCKGIISMLEGGYNNSALGRSVATHLKALTGL encoded by the coding sequence ATGCGAACAGCGATTATTTCACACACGGACTGTCGAAAGCACAGAATGATCCCAGATCACCCTGAATGTCCTTCGCGCCTTGATGCAATTAATGACCGCATGCTTGCCGCAGGTCTCGATATCGCACTGACTCACCTTGACGCACCGTTAGCAGAGCGTGAACAATTATTATTAGCTCACTCTGAAAGCTTAGTTAAGAAGGTTGAAAGCAACATACCCCACGAAGGACTCACTGATTTAGATGGTGACACTTGGCTGTGTCCTGACAGTTTAACTGCGGCCAAACGTGCAGCGGGATCTGGTTTGTTGGCAGTTGATAAAATTTTAGCGGGGGAGCTTGATGCCGCTTTTTGTGCCGTGCGTCCGCCCGGGCATCATGCCAACAAAGACACTTCTTCTGGTTTTTGTATCTTTAACAATGTTGCCATTGCGGCACGCTATGCGCAGCAGCAAGGTATCAAGCGCATCGCTATATTGGATATCGATGTACATCATGGAAATGGTACACAAGACATTTTTGTTGATGACCTTGATGTATTATTTTGTTCTATCTTCCAGCACCCTTTCTATCCTAATACAGCCATTGAGAGCAATGAGCATATCATTAATACGCCGATGACCGCAGGCATGGCTGGTGATGACTTTGAACGAGCCTTACTCGACACTTGGTTTCCTAAACTAAAGCAGTTTCAACCAGAGTTGATCTTTATTAGTGCGGGTTTTGATGCTCACTATGAAGATGATATGGGAGGCTTACAGTTAGTTGAAGCAGATTATTTATGGTTTACCGAGCAAGTTGTTTCACTCTGCGAACAAGTAGACTGTAAAGGCATTATCTCGATGCTTGAAGGTGGCTACAATAACTCCGCACTTGGCCGTTCTGTTGCAACACATTTAAAAGCGTTAACTGGCCTTTAA